TTTTTTACCGGAGAATTAAAAAATCACGGACCCAAACCAATTGCCGTTGGATTATTTTTAATCGGCCCAGCAGTTCCACCACCACCCAGCGGCAAATCACCTCGCGTGAGAAATCGACGTGAGACAATTTTTACTGAATAACCACTACGCCCATTATTATTACCGGCTCTTCCAACGCCTACACCCTCTGGAAATTTATCTGGTGAGTCAGAATCTTGAGTCCAACTGGTGTTAAGATGATCACTACTTTTTAAAATCCAAAATGCTTGACTGCCAATTTCAGATTTTGCGTTAAATGAAATTTGGTAATCTACATTTTTTAATTGAGGTGTACCGCTCCGACGAAAACTTCCAAAATCCCAGCAATAAGGTCCATCACTATCACCACATGCTTTTAAAAAACCTGGGCCTGCACGGCTAACAATATTTTCATTAAATTTTGATTGTATCGAATAATAAGCGACGTCAAATAAATCTGGGGAAATTGCTGCAAGCTCGGCATAACGCGCATTAAACTTTTCATCACCATTTTTCTTAGACACAATTGGGTCAACGTTTGCGGATTTTAAATCACTTCTAATATTATAATAATCTTCCATGCGCGGAAGTTTATCCACAGTTGCCCGACTTGGAATAATTTGCGACAAACCATTTACACGGTAAAGTTCAGAACGTGGCCCCAAATTATCTCCGGGAAAGCGCGAATACCTGGGTGGAATCCATTCCATCTCACTGGTCATTTGCGCACCACCAACTCTTGGTGGTAATAACGGATCAACTAAACCACCTTGAGAATTTGGTGTGCCAGATTGCCACTGGCTTCCATACCACGGACCCATCTTACCACCAAAGGGCATAGCATAAGCTTCGGCCGTTAATTCAATTGAACCCAAGAATGGTGCAAAAAGCATTTTTGGTTTTGTTTTTGCTTTCACAACTACGTAAGCAACCGTCCACGGATCTTTTTCAAAACCCACAAGACTTCTTTTTTGGCCTTGATCACTGAGATCTTCATTAAGAAATGCTTCTGCTGTGATCAAGCGCAAATCAGAAGCTGTATCAATGCCTGCCATATCTTGGGCTACTTGAAATAACTCTTTAGATGCTTTGTCCATACGAGCTTGATTTTGTGGTGGCTCGTCCATATTTTTTACGTTCATTTTGCAAATAGTACCGGCAGCATTACTCTCATCATAAATATCTGCATACTTCACAAAAAGTCTCACATCTATTGGAACCAAAAAAGGTAAGGGCTGACCACCACGGTTAAGCGAATGATAAAATTGAAAATCTAACTCACCTGATTTATTTGGAAGTGTGAGATTATTTAAAAAAGTTTTTCTAACAGTGTCTGCAACAGAAGCACCACTGAGATCTTTAAAATCATTTCCGTTATTCACGATCAATAATTTTTCAAGTTCTTGCATAGCCCGACGACGCATCAATACCGCTTGCTTATAACTTGTAAGGAAATGTGCGGCTACGACCATATTTGCAATGCCAGCAGTTTTACAACTTTCACTGTACCGTTTGACAGCTTCTTTACCTTGCTCTTCATATTCTTTTACAAAATTTGGAAGAGCATTTTGTGCCCAATTTGGGCGCGGTGGACGCAAAGTCGGTGCATTAGTCCGACTTGTTTTGCATGCGTTCTGCATACTTCCAATGTCTCGTGGTCTTCCTGAAGGTTCAAACCATGATTCATACCAAAAAGAATTTTGCACACAAACAATCGGGCCCTTATAACCACCCGGTGGAGGTGGAGGAACTCCAGGAACCCACTCAGCTGCATATTCACCTGGCGCACCGGGTGAACCCGATGACGAAAGATAACGATTTCTCCCCGCATCACCCAGCGCCCACAAACGCCAGTTGAGTAACTTCCAACTTTGTCTGATTTGATAATTCACATGGGCCATGCTGTTTAAAACTTCAGCTTGTTTCATGGCGCCGTAATAAGCGGCGATGTCGACTGAGTTTTGCAAATTGATTTTGTCATGAATGATGAGACCAACATTAATAACCATGGCGAAAAAAATAAAAAGTACCTGAAAAATAAGGGCGATGAGAATGCTGACTTGGCCGCGTTGCGAATTCATACTTTTAGTTTAACTAGATTTGGCAAAAGTATTAACCATCATGAGGTCTTAACGCAGAGCGCGCTCATTGACAGCCAGGCTCGGCCTTGGGCAAGCTTATAAGATAAACCATTTAACGAGGTGGCAATGTTAGTTACAGCACGCGGTTTTATAATATTTCTAAGCTTCCTTTTCTCTTTCAACGCCAATGCCAACACACTTTTTGAAGGTTGGTTTGAGGTTTATTTAGGAGCAAAAAAAATCGGCTACATGACCGAGCGTTTTGAATTTGCAGATAAAAAATTTAAAGCCACGACCTACCTTAAAACTAATGCCGAGGGCGGAAGTATCACTGAAAGTCTAAAGGCGTTTGCTGGTCCAGATCTCACACCCCTCAATTACTCGTATACCTCCAAGTCAGGTGAAGAAATTAAAATCATCGACGCCACATTTAAGGGCGAACTCATGACCCTTAAAATTAATGATGGAAAATCAGATAAAAAAGAAACCAAGCGAATTAAAAAAGGCACGTTTTTATCTTCATTTCTACTTTACCTGATATTTCAAAATGGTGGCTTAAGTGTCGGAAAAAACTTCACCTACTCTGCCATTGCTGAAGAAGATGGTTCCGCTCATATCGGAAAAGCCGCCATCACCAGCAAAGAAAAAATCAAAGATAAAGAAACTTATAAAATACTTAATTCTTTCAAAGGCGATAAGTATTTCACCTGGGCAACAGCAAAGGGTGAAATTGTACTCTCTCGCGCACCTGAGAAAAATATCGATGTACGTTTTGTAGCCTCTCAAGCAGAAGCCACAAAAGGTTTTATGGTTAATAATACCGACCTAAAACTTCTCTTCGGAAAAATCCCTGGCGAAACAAGTACTGAAATCCCTACAGAAGAAACAACTCTTGAAACACAAGCTGCAGATAAGAAAAAACGTCTCACACCCACTGAACCTTCCGGCCCCGCTGGCAAAAAAGCAGGGGTTCCCGCTGGTGAAGGCCTTATGATTAAAGGTGTGCCTCCGACGAGTGCTCCACTCACAACTCCAACCCCTTATCAGAAAAAGTGAAACAATGAATATCAACGAGATTAAAAGAAAAATTGGACAAACATTCATCGTGGGCTTTGACGGTCACGAACCCACAAGTTCTGTAAAAAAATTCATCACAGACAATGATGTCGGCGGAGTAATTCTTTTCACACGTAACATTGAAAGCCCGGCTCAATTAGCAAATCTCAATAATGAATTACAATCACTTGCAACCAGCGGTTCAGATCAACTCTTTATCAGTATTGATATGGAAGGTGGACGCGTCGCCAGACTTAAAGCCCCGTTTACTCAATGGCCTCCGATGCAAATTCTAGGTGAAATTGGTTCTGCTAGCTTAGGTTTTAAATTTGCTGAAACCATGGCTAAAGAACTCTTAAGTGTCGGCATTAATCTTGATTACAGCCCGTGTGTTGATGTTCTTACAAACGACAAAAACACTGTCATTGGCGACAGAGCTTTTGGAATTGAACCAGAGATTGTTTCAAAAATGTCTTCTGCCCTTGTGCGTGGTTTTTTAAAAGCCGGTGTGATGCCTTGTGTGAAGCATTTTCCTGGCCATGGTGACACACTCG
This genomic interval from Oligoflexia bacterium contains the following:
- a CDS encoding Tad domain-containing protein translates to MNSQRGQVSILIALIFQVLFIFFAMVINVGLIIHDKINLQNSVDIAAYYGAMKQAEVLNSMAHVNYQIRQSWKLLNWRLWALGDAGRNRYLSSSGSPGAPGEYAAEWVPGVPPPPPGGYKGPIVCVQNSFWYESWFEPSGRPRDIGSMQNACKTSRTNAPTLRPPRPNWAQNALPNFVKEYEEQGKEAVKRYSESCKTAGIANMVVAAHFLTSYKQAVLMRRRAMQELEKLLIVNNGNDFKDLSGASVADTVRKTFLNNLTLPNKSGELDFQFYHSLNRGGQPLPFLVPIDVRLFVKYADIYDESNAAGTICKMNVKNMDEPPQNQARMDKASKELFQVAQDMAGIDTASDLRLITAEAFLNEDLSDQGQKRSLVGFEKDPWTVAYVVVKAKTKPKMLFAPFLGSIELTAEAYAMPFGGKMGPWYGSQWQSGTPNSQGGLVDPLLPPRVGGAQMTSEMEWIPPRYSRFPGDNLGPRSELYRVNGLSQIIPSRATVDKLPRMEDYYNIRSDLKSANVDPIVSKKNGDEKFNARYAELAAISPDLFDVAYYSIQSKFNENIVSRAGPGFLKACGDSDGPYCWDFGSFRRSGTPQLKNVDYQISFNAKSEIGSQAFWILKSSDHLNTSWTQDSDSPDKFPEGVGVGRAGNNNGRSGYSVKIVSRRFLTRGDLPLGGGGTAGPIKNNPTAIGLGP